One Owenweeksia hongkongensis DSM 17368 genomic region harbors:
- a CDS encoding phosphoglycerate kinase, whose protein sequence is MTTVEDIQYNNGRVLIRVDFNVPLNDDLKVTDDNRIRATIPTIKAVLKNGGRPILMSHLGRPKGAYDDKFSLSNIVYKLEELLGAKVNFALDCVGDEAVEASNNLKSGEVLLLENLRFHEGETSGDKGFAQELAKNGDYYVNDAFGTAHRAHASTAVIAEFFKGKKAFGLVMAAEIENVTKVLNSTEKPVTAIVGGAKVSSKIAILENLVSKLDNLIIGGGMAYTFLKAQGGKVGSSLVEDDFLETAREILKTAEAKGVKVYLPVDSVNADKFDNNAAKETTPADEVKDGWMGLDVGPETVTMLDEVLVNSKVILWNGPMGVFEFSNFEFGTREVAKSIVKATEAGAFSIVGGGDSVAAVKQFGMADQVSYVSTGGGAMLEYLEGKELPGIKAILN, encoded by the coding sequence ATGACAACAGTAGAAGATATTCAATACAACAATGGTAGGGTGCTTATTCGAGTGGACTTTAATGTGCCACTGAATGATGACCTGAAAGTAACTGATGACAACAGAATCAGAGCTACCATACCAACAATAAAAGCGGTGCTAAAAAACGGAGGTCGTCCGATATTAATGTCTCATTTAGGTAGGCCTAAAGGTGCATATGACGACAAGTTTAGCCTAAGTAACATAGTTTACAAGCTTGAAGAGCTGCTTGGTGCAAAAGTGAACTTCGCTTTGGATTGCGTAGGCGATGAAGCTGTAGAAGCCAGCAACAATCTTAAGTCAGGCGAAGTGTTGTTACTGGAAAATTTAAGATTTCATGAAGGTGAAACCTCTGGAGATAAAGGATTTGCCCAAGAGCTTGCAAAAAATGGCGATTATTATGTGAATGATGCTTTTGGTACAGCACATAGAGCCCACGCCAGCACTGCTGTAATAGCAGAGTTTTTCAAGGGAAAGAAAGCCTTTGGATTGGTGATGGCAGCAGAAATAGAAAACGTAACAAAGGTGTTAAATAGTACCGAAAAGCCGGTAACAGCAATCGTTGGAGGAGCAAAAGTTTCTTCTAAGATTGCTATTCTTGAGAACTTGGTTTCAAAATTGGATAACCTAATTATCGGTGGAGGAATGGCCTATACTTTCCTTAAAGCTCAGGGCGGAAAAGTTGGATCAAGCTTGGTGGAAGATGACTTTTTAGAAACCGCAAGAGAAATTCTAAAAACAGCGGAAGCCAAAGGAGTTAAGGTTTACCTTCCTGTTGACTCGGTGAATGCTGATAAGTTTGACAATAATGCTGCTAAAGAAACTACCCCAGCTGATGAAGTGAAAGATGGCTGGATGGGCCTTGATGTGGGACCGGAAACCGTTACCATGCTTGATGAAGTTTTGGTTAATTCCAAAGTGATTCTATGGAACGGCCCGATGGGTGTTTTCGAGTTTTCAAACTTTGAATTTGGAACAAGGGAAGTTGCTAAAAGTATTGTGAAGGCTACTGAAGCCGGTGCTTTTAGTATTGTTGGCGGTGGAGACTCTGTGGCAGCTGTAAAGCAGTTCGGAATGGCTGATCAGGTAAGTTACGTTTCTACGGGGGGCGGAGCAATGCTTGAGTACCTAGAGGGGAAGGAGCTCCCTGGCATCAAGGCTATCCTTAATTGA
- a CDS encoding acyl carrier protein — MSEIASKVKAIIVDKLGVDENEVTTEASFTNDLGADSLDTVELIMEFEKEFDIQIPDDQAENIATVGQAVSYIEEAKK; from the coding sequence ATGTCAGAAATCGCTTCAAAAGTAAAAGCAATAATCGTTGATAAACTGGGTGTAGACGAAAATGAAGTAACCACCGAAGCAAGTTTCACTAACGATCTAGGTGCGGACTCATTGGATACAGTTGAGCTTATCATGGAATTCGAAAAAGAATTCGACATTCAAATTCCAGACGATCAGGCTGAAAACATCGCTACTGTAGGACAAGCAGTATCGTACATCGAAGAAGCCAAAAAATAA
- a CDS encoding phenylalanine--tRNA ligase subunit alpha encodes MEAKIKGYLQEVESFNESDGAKIEEFRIKFLGRKGLIPALFDEFKALPGDQKRNVGKPLNELKQATSAKVEELKANSGAGESVKMHYDLSRPGGEIGLGSRHPVNLVKNEIIQIFERIGFNVSEGPEVEDDWHNFTALNFPEEHPARDMQDTFFVARNPDWALRTHTSSVQVRTMENQKPPIRTISPGRVFRNEAISSRSHCIFHQVEGLYIDKNVSFADLKQTLLYFAQEFFGKDTKIRLRPSYFPFTEPSAEMDVYWGLENEVDYRMTKGTGWLEVMGCGMVDPNVLENCGIDSKEYSGYAFGMGVERIAMQRFQISDIRLLFENDQRFLEQFKSAL; translated from the coding sequence ATGGAAGCTAAAATTAAGGGATATCTTCAAGAAGTAGAAAGCTTCAATGAGTCTGATGGAGCTAAGATAGAGGAATTTAGGATAAAATTTTTGGGTCGAAAAGGGCTGATACCTGCGCTGTTTGACGAGTTCAAGGCTTTACCCGGTGATCAAAAACGGAATGTGGGGAAACCTCTAAATGAGTTAAAGCAAGCTACTTCGGCTAAAGTTGAGGAGCTAAAAGCGAACTCAGGCGCTGGAGAAAGTGTGAAAATGCACTATGATCTCAGCCGTCCAGGAGGAGAAATTGGCTTAGGAAGCCGCCATCCAGTAAACTTGGTGAAGAATGAAATTATTCAAATTTTTGAAAGGATAGGGTTTAACGTAAGTGAAGGACCGGAAGTAGAGGACGACTGGCATAATTTCACAGCATTAAATTTTCCGGAGGAGCATCCAGCTCGAGACATGCAGGATACATTCTTTGTAGCAAGGAATCCAGACTGGGCTCTTCGCACTCATACAAGTAGTGTTCAGGTTCGCACTATGGAAAATCAAAAACCACCAATTCGTACTATTTCGCCAGGAAGAGTATTTAGAAATGAGGCAATTTCTTCGCGCTCGCACTGTATCTTTCATCAAGTAGAAGGACTTTATATTGACAAGAATGTGAGTTTTGCAGACCTGAAGCAAACACTACTTTACTTTGCTCAGGAATTCTTTGGTAAGGATACAAAGATCCGACTTCGTCCATCATACTTTCCTTTTACCGAGCCGAGTGCCGAGATGGATGTGTACTGGGGTTTGGAAAATGAAGTGGACTACAGAATGACCAAAGGAACTGGTTGGTTGGAAGTAATGGGTTGCGGAATGGTGGACCCAAATGTGCTGGAAAACTGTGGAATAGACTCTAAAGAATATAGCGGTTATGCTTTTGGAATGGGCGTAGAACGAATTGCGATGCAACGATTCCAAATCAGTGATATCCGACTTTTATTTGAAAATGATCAGCGCTTTTTAGAGCAATTCAAATCTGCTCTTTAA
- the pyk gene encoding pyruvate kinase, whose product MSFNKTKIIATLGPATESKETMYKMIQAGVNVFRINFSHSSHKDAVQMIKQIRELNAEHDYNVAILADLQGPKLRIGNVEEGAVIKQGDILTFSNVDEMGTAKKVFMTYSQFPRDVKVGERILVDDGKILLKIIRTNGIDEVQAEVIHGGPLKSKKGVNLPNTKISLPCLTDKDLADLKVAMEHEVEWIGLSFVRSADDVIELKKIIAENNAPCRVISKIEKPEAVVEIDRIIEETGAIMVARGDLGVEVPMQSVPLIQKMIVNKCHKMSRPVVIATQMMESMIENASPTRAEVNDVANSVLDGADAVMLSGETSVGKHPIKVIEAMTKIIEHVEESGQVATKTENPPTYRNERFITDSICYNASKIADQIGASSILTMSFSGYTGYKISSHRPKSNIIVFTANRSILNMLSLVWGVRGYFYDNMESTDNTFKEIKQIAKNNGLVDEGDLVVKIASMPIEESGTTNMLKISQID is encoded by the coding sequence ATGTCTTTTAACAAAACAAAAATTATAGCCACCCTTGGCCCAGCTACCGAAAGCAAAGAGACCATGTATAAAATGATACAGGCCGGGGTAAACGTTTTTCGCATCAACTTTTCGCACAGCTCACACAAGGATGCGGTGCAAATGATAAAGCAAATTCGTGAGCTAAATGCTGAACACGACTATAACGTAGCTATTCTTGCCGACCTTCAAGGTCCTAAGTTGCGAATCGGAAACGTAGAAGAGGGAGCTGTAATAAAGCAGGGCGACATTCTTACCTTTTCTAATGTAGACGAGATGGGTACTGCCAAAAAGGTGTTTATGACCTACTCGCAGTTTCCTCGCGATGTAAAAGTTGGTGAGCGCATACTCGTTGATGATGGTAAGATTCTTTTAAAAATCATCCGCACTAACGGCATTGATGAAGTACAAGCCGAAGTAATTCATGGCGGCCCACTTAAGTCCAAAAAAGGTGTAAACCTTCCTAACACTAAAATCTCTCTTCCTTGCCTTACGGATAAGGATTTGGCGGACCTTAAAGTTGCCATGGAACATGAAGTAGAGTGGATTGGTCTTTCTTTTGTTCGTTCAGCAGATGATGTGATAGAACTGAAAAAAATTATTGCCGAAAATAACGCCCCGTGTCGCGTTATCTCTAAAATAGAAAAGCCTGAGGCCGTAGTTGAGATTGATCGCATTATAGAGGAAACTGGAGCTATTATGGTAGCTCGTGGTGACCTTGGTGTAGAAGTTCCGATGCAAAGTGTTCCGCTTATCCAAAAGATGATTGTGAACAAGTGCCACAAAATGTCTCGTCCTGTAGTGATCGCTACACAAATGATGGAGAGCATGATAGAAAATGCCAGCCCCACAAGAGCTGAGGTGAATGATGTAGCCAACAGTGTATTGGATGGCGCTGATGCTGTAATGCTAAGTGGAGAAACCTCTGTGGGAAAACATCCTATTAAGGTAATTGAGGCCATGACAAAGATTATAGAGCACGTAGAGGAAAGTGGGCAGGTAGCTACCAAAACTGAAAACCCACCAACCTATCGCAACGAACGTTTTATCACAGATTCAATTTGTTATAACGCCAGTAAAATTGCGGATCAGATTGGAGCCTCCTCTATTCTCACCATGTCATTTAGTGGTTATACCGGCTATAAAATTTCTTCTCACAGGCCAAAAAGTAACATCATTGTATTTACAGCCAACCGCTCTATTTTGAACATGCTAAGCTTAGTTTGGGGAGTGCGAGGGTATTTTTATGATAACATGGAAAGTACCGACAATACCTTTAAGGAGATTAAACAAATTGCCAAAAACAATGGTTTGGTAGATGAGGGTGACCTTGTGGTAAAAATTGCAAGTATGCCAATTGAAGAAAGCGGTACCACCAATATGTTAAAAATTAGTCAAATAGATTAA
- the rnc gene encoding ribonuclease III, which produces MINWLKRLSSRFRKDTGNFFFEIKNITGFDPVTEEHYKLAFRHSSASRENQGARLNNQRLEYLGDAILGAIVADFLYDRYPESGEGYLTSMRSKIVSRRHLNQLGMKMGLNKLVVKKTSRTVNAKSIYGDALEALIGAVYLDRGFEDTKAFVLDRIINVHVDVSTLENRIASHKGAILEWGQKHKKEIAFEITGCYGESHNRKYEISMKIDGDLISTGSGSSKKKAEEEASRLAYKKILVHDNG; this is translated from the coding sequence ATGATCAACTGGTTAAAAAGATTAAGTTCCCGTTTCCGAAAGGATACCGGGAACTTTTTTTTTGAAATTAAAAATATCACGGGCTTTGACCCCGTTACTGAGGAGCATTATAAATTAGCCTTTAGGCATAGTTCCGCTTCACGCGAAAACCAGGGTGCACGTCTTAATAATCAAAGGCTGGAATATTTAGGGGATGCTATTCTTGGAGCTATTGTAGCCGATTTTCTGTACGATAGATACCCCGAAAGTGGCGAAGGATACCTTACCAGTATGCGCAGCAAAATTGTTAGCCGCAGGCACCTCAACCAGCTGGGTATGAAAATGGGGCTCAACAAACTGGTAGTAAAGAAAACCTCGCGCACGGTAAACGCAAAGTCTATTTATGGTGATGCCCTTGAAGCTTTGATTGGCGCTGTATATCTCGATCGTGGTTTTGAAGACACAAAAGCTTTTGTGCTCGACCGAATCATCAACGTACATGTGGATGTAAGCACTCTAGAGAACAGAATTGCCAGCCACAAAGGAGCAATACTTGAATGGGGACAAAAACACAAAAAAGAAATCGCCTTTGAGATTACCGGCTGTTACGGTGAAAGCCATAACCGCAAGTATGAAATCTCCATGAAAATTGACGGTGATCTAATAAGCACCGGCAGTGGAAGCAGTAAAAAGAAAGCTGAAGAAGAAGCCTCGAGACTGGCCTACAAAAAAATTCTTGTACACGATAATGGCTAA
- a CDS encoding CvpA family protein, protein MNFVDILLLLPLVYGLVRGLLKGLVHELASVLSIILGIYFAYTYSAEMSKWLAKHFEASETTLEIAGYISVFLVISLGLYALAFILTKMLKFMMLGMVNRVLGGIFGFLKSLLLLCLFIFFAQPWFNQWKKNSPQLKKSIVYEYLLDASLYIGGLSTDFDQKESPFDFIPPSIKDSLDARELLPL, encoded by the coding sequence TTGAATTTTGTTGACATTCTTCTCTTACTACCTTTAGTCTATGGCCTTGTCCGCGGGCTATTAAAAGGTTTGGTACACGAGTTAGCTTCGGTGCTGTCTATTATACTCGGAATCTATTTTGCTTACACCTATTCCGCAGAAATGTCCAAGTGGCTTGCTAAGCATTTTGAGGCCTCAGAAACCACATTAGAAATTGCTGGCTACATTTCTGTATTCCTAGTTATTTCATTGGGTCTTTATGCTCTCGCATTTATCCTTACCAAAATGCTAAAGTTTATGATGCTCGGTATGGTAAACCGCGTTCTTGGCGGAATTTTTGGTTTCCTCAAAAGCCTACTCCTCCTCTGTCTGTTTATATTCTTTGCTCAGCCGTGGTTCAATCAATGGAAAAAAAATTCCCCACAACTTAAGAAGAGCATCGTATATGAATACCTTTTGGACGCAAGTCTTTATATAGGAGGACTCTCCACTGATTTTGACCAGAAAGAATCCCCCTTTGATTTTATTCCGCCATCAATTAAGGATAGCCTTGATGCCAGGGAGCTCCTTCCCCTCTAG
- a CDS encoding 4a-hydroxytetrahydrobiopterin dehydratase yields MNWEEKDNKLVKDFKFKDFSEAFAFLTRVAILAEKHNHHPEIYNVYNKISLSLTTHDSGSKVTDKDINLAKAIDGLS; encoded by the coding sequence ATGAACTGGGAAGAGAAGGACAATAAGCTAGTAAAAGATTTTAAGTTCAAAGACTTTAGCGAGGCTTTTGCATTTCTCACCCGTGTGGCCATTTTAGCTGAAAAGCACAATCACCATCCCGAAATCTATAATGTTTACAATAAAATATCCTTATCTCTCACTACCCATGATTCGGGTTCTAAAGTGACAGATAAGGATATTAATTTGGCAAAAGCCATTGACGGGCTTTCTTAA
- the purN gene encoding phosphoribosylglycinamide formyltransferase: MKRIAVFASGNGTNTEGIVNYFEDSDLARVFVVFCNRKNAGVVDRARLLGVRCIVFSKEGLQNGEVLAKLKEYKIDMIVLAGFLLKVPSDIIQQFPDRIINLHPALLPDYGGDGMYGMHVHEAVVENEEEETGITIHYVNDDYDEGEIIFQETVEVDYEDTPEDVQYKVQQLEHKHYPEVIEYVIKDLD, encoded by the coding sequence ATGAAGAGAATTGCAGTGTTTGCCTCGGGCAACGGCACTAATACTGAGGGTATTGTAAATTATTTTGAAGACAGCGACTTGGCTCGAGTATTCGTTGTTTTTTGCAATCGCAAGAATGCAGGTGTAGTAGATCGTGCTCGATTATTGGGTGTTCGTTGCATTGTTTTTAGCAAAGAAGGACTTCAAAATGGCGAAGTTTTGGCAAAACTCAAGGAATACAAAATCGACATGATTGTTTTGGCAGGTTTCCTTCTCAAAGTTCCTTCTGACATCATCCAACAATTTCCTGATAGGATAATAAACCTACACCCAGCACTGCTGCCTGACTATGGTGGTGACGGAATGTACGGGATGCATGTGCACGAAGCGGTGGTAGAAAATGAAGAAGAAGAAACCGGAATCACCATTCATTATGTAAATGATGATTATGATGAAGGAGAAATCATTTTTCAGGAAACTGTGGAGGTAGACTATGAGGACACTCCAGAAGACGTTCAATATAAAGTACAACAGCTAGAGCATAAGCATTACCCTGAGGTAATAGAATATGTGATAAAGGATTTGGATTGA
- a CDS encoding DNA polymerase III subunit: protein MKFEEIVGHQALKQQLIDTIRHNRVSHSQLFYGPEGNGALALAIAYAQYLLCENPSERDSCGTCSSCKQMASFNYPDLHFVYPIAKQGKSTSKVFSTDFLSDWKQMVQKDLYFSIYGWLEALGVQNKQAQIGVDESAQMLRKLQLKSYSGKHKVMILWMPERMNASASNKLLKLLEEPPQKTLFIFVSEDPDSLLKTITSRCQKVFIPKFTFNETHAFLQREENLESGPAQVIARMADGNLAQAKRLAEKAETYSDYAKLFSHWVRSCFTADLKQIIGWAEECGKFDREKIKHFLSFCSQTFRDSLNIHYKTLEDFNQIFQEVNFELSKFAPFVHVGNTPRILQDLDVAAYDIGRNANPKIVLTDLSLNMARHLRIKP, encoded by the coding sequence ATGAAGTTTGAAGAAATTGTAGGGCACCAAGCTTTAAAGCAACAATTGATTGATACTATTCGTCACAATAGGGTTAGTCATAGTCAGCTTTTTTATGGCCCTGAAGGCAACGGAGCATTAGCTTTAGCCATAGCTTATGCGCAATATCTTCTTTGCGAAAACCCTTCGGAGCGAGATAGTTGTGGAACATGCAGCTCTTGTAAGCAAATGGCTTCCTTCAATTACCCGGATTTACATTTCGTCTACCCTATAGCAAAGCAAGGGAAAAGCACCTCAAAAGTTTTCAGTACTGATTTCTTAAGTGACTGGAAACAAATGGTTCAAAAAGACTTGTATTTCAGCATATACGGATGGCTTGAGGCACTTGGTGTGCAAAATAAGCAGGCCCAAATTGGCGTGGATGAAAGCGCTCAAATGCTCAGGAAACTCCAATTAAAATCTTACTCTGGTAAACATAAAGTGATGATTCTATGGATGCCAGAACGAATGAATGCCAGTGCCTCAAATAAGCTCCTTAAACTGCTGGAGGAGCCTCCTCAAAAAACCCTTTTCATCTTTGTTTCTGAGGATCCCGACTCTCTTCTGAAAACAATTACTAGTCGCTGTCAAAAGGTATTTATTCCAAAATTCACCTTTAATGAAACTCATGCTTTTCTTCAAAGAGAAGAAAACCTTGAAAGTGGACCTGCACAGGTAATCGCTAGAATGGCTGATGGAAACTTGGCTCAAGCAAAAAGACTAGCAGAAAAAGCGGAAACCTATAGTGATTACGCAAAACTTTTTAGCCACTGGGTTCGAAGTTGTTTCACTGCAGATTTAAAACAGATTATCGGATGGGCTGAAGAATGTGGAAAGTTTGATAGAGAAAAAATTAAACACTTCCTCTCTTTTTGCAGCCAGACTTTTCGCGACTCCTTAAATATTCACTACAAAACCCTTGAAGACTTTAACCAGATATTTCAAGAGGTGAATTTTGAGTTGTCAAAATTTGCACCATTCGTACATGTTGGAAACACCCCACGAATTTTGCAGGATTTAGATGTCGCAGCTTACGATATTGGAAGAAATGCTAACCCAAAAATAGTTTTGACTGATTTAAGCCTAAATATGGCCCGCCACCTTCGTATAAAACCCTAA
- the rnhA gene encoding ribonuclease HI, with protein MRVNIYTDGGASGNPGPGGFGVVMETAKKRKEISEGFRNTTNNRMELLATIVAMQALKRADIEVHIYSDSKYVVDAVNKGWLFNWEKKGFKDKKNPDLWQKFLVQYRKFKPTLHWIKGHNNHPQNERCDFLAVNAYKEGVLQVDEGFENSL; from the coding sequence TTGAGAGTAAACATCTATACTGATGGAGGTGCTAGCGGAAACCCAGGGCCGGGTGGTTTTGGGGTGGTAATGGAAACCGCTAAAAAGCGTAAAGAAATCTCCGAAGGCTTCAGAAATACAACAAATAATAGAATGGAGCTGCTGGCCACAATTGTGGCTATGCAGGCTCTAAAGCGTGCTGATATTGAAGTGCATATTTACTCAGATAGTAAATATGTAGTGGATGCTGTAAACAAAGGTTGGCTTTTTAATTGGGAAAAGAAGGGTTTTAAAGACAAGAAGAACCCTGATTTATGGCAAAAGTTTTTGGTGCAATACCGAAAATTTAAACCTACCCTCCATTGGATAAAGGGACATAATAATCATCCGCAAAATGAGCGCTGTGATTTTTTGGCTGTAAATGCCTACAAAGAAGGCGTGCTGCAGGTGGATGAAGGGTTTGAGAATAGTTTGTAG
- the fabF gene encoding beta-ketoacyl-ACP synthase II encodes MELKRVVVTGVGAISPIGNTAEETWQNMLNGKSGAAPITLFDASKFKTQFACEVKNFDAAEYFDRKEARKMDRFSHFAIAVADEALKNSGLIEHPSFDPDRVGVIWGSGIGGLDTFQQESIAFGKGDGTPRFNPFFIPKMIADIAGGHISIKYGLRGPNFTTVSACASSTNAMIDAFNYIRLGMMDACVTGGSEAAITEAGMGGFNAMHALSTRNDSPETASRPFDKDRDGFVLGEGGACIILEEYESAKKRGANILAEVIGAGLSADAHHITAPHPEGLGAKAVMENALKDAGIKAQEIGYINVHGTSTPLGDVAELKAIKAIFGDDAYDLNISSTKSMTGHLLGAAGALEAIACIMAVKENIVPPTINHVTDDPNIDSKLNLTFGKAQEREVNVALSNTFGFGGHNASVIVKKHI; translated from the coding sequence ATGGAATTGAAAAGGGTTGTAGTAACGGGTGTAGGAGCCATTTCGCCAATTGGCAACACTGCTGAGGAAACTTGGCAGAATATGCTAAATGGTAAAAGCGGGGCGGCTCCTATTACCCTTTTCGATGCTTCCAAATTCAAAACCCAATTTGCCTGCGAGGTAAAAAACTTTGACGCTGCTGAGTATTTTGATAGAAAAGAAGCCCGTAAAATGGATCGTTTCTCTCACTTTGCAATTGCAGTGGCTGATGAGGCGCTAAAAAATAGTGGCCTTATTGAGCATCCAAGTTTTGATCCTGATCGTGTAGGTGTGATCTGGGGTTCTGGAATTGGAGGGTTAGATACATTTCAGCAAGAAAGTATCGCCTTCGGAAAGGGTGACGGCACTCCTCGATTTAATCCTTTCTTTATCCCTAAGATGATTGCGGATATCGCTGGTGGTCATATTTCTATAAAATATGGTTTGCGCGGACCAAACTTTACTACAGTTTCGGCCTGTGCATCATCTACCAATGCTATGATTGACGCTTTCAACTACATTCGTTTAGGGATGATGGATGCTTGCGTAACCGGAGGTAGCGAGGCTGCGATTACAGAGGCAGGGATGGGTGGCTTTAATGCCATGCATGCCTTGAGTACACGCAACGATAGCCCCGAAACGGCCAGCCGTCCTTTTGATAAGGATAGAGATGGCTTTGTACTGGGCGAGGGCGGTGCATGTATAATTTTAGAAGAATACGAAAGCGCTAAGAAAAGAGGTGCAAACATTTTGGCTGAAGTAATTGGCGCAGGCCTTTCTGCTGATGCTCACCATATCACCGCTCCTCACCCCGAAGGGTTGGGCGCTAAAGCGGTAATGGAGAATGCACTAAAAGATGCCGGTATCAAAGCTCAGGAAATTGGGTACATTAACGTACACGGCACTTCTACCCCTCTTGGTGATGTTGCAGAACTAAAAGCCATTAAAGCCATTTTTGGTGATGATGCCTATGATCTCAATATAAGTTCTACAAAATCTATGACTGGTCATTTACTTGGTGCAGCAGGTGCTCTAGAGGCAATTGCTTGTATAATGGCTGTCAAAGAAAATATTGTTCCTCCTACTATCAATCACGTTACTGACGATCCTAACATTGATTCGAAACTCAATTTGACTTTCGGAAAAGCACAGGAACGTGAGGTAAATGTTGCTCTAAGCAACACCTTTGGTTTTGGTGGACACAACGCATCAGTTATCGTAAAGAAGCACATCTAG
- a CDS encoding class I SAM-dependent methyltransferase — protein MIEVKSCPVCGASSFKEVFKAPYFRGDNELFAIQECNECKFWVTSPRPEDADLGKYYDSANYISHNNSSKSLMDKAYQVVRNYSLKKKVQLISRIDNGSKSLLDYGAGTGHFLLEAKKSGWNIEGVEISGDAREVAKKDNALELHDPEQFEVEGGKYSVITLWHVLEHLPNLNEHLQSFYNGLQSGGKLVIAVPNHESSDSKHYGENWAALDVPLHLWHFKKSSIQALAKKHGFVFKEALNMPFDSFYVSLLSEKIGSAKGSSLKALTTGLKSNLKGKSDKNMSSLIYILERP, from the coding sequence ATGATTGAAGTAAAAAGTTGCCCCGTTTGCGGGGCGTCTTCTTTTAAAGAGGTGTTTAAAGCGCCTTATTTTAGAGGTGACAATGAGTTGTTTGCAATTCAAGAATGTAATGAATGTAAGTTCTGGGTAACTAGTCCTCGGCCGGAAGATGCTGATTTGGGTAAGTATTATGACTCCGCTAATTACATTAGTCATAACAATAGTAGCAAAAGTTTAATGGATAAAGCGTATCAGGTAGTTCGTAATTATTCATTGAAAAAGAAGGTTCAGTTGATTTCCAGAATAGATAATGGCTCAAAGAGCTTGTTAGATTATGGAGCTGGGACAGGACACTTTTTACTTGAAGCTAAGAAGTCCGGTTGGAACATAGAAGGTGTTGAAATTTCAGGAGACGCTAGAGAGGTTGCTAAAAAGGACAATGCGCTTGAGCTTCATGATCCTGAGCAATTCGAGGTAGAAGGCGGTAAGTATTCCGTAATTACGCTTTGGCACGTGTTGGAGCATCTACCAAATTTGAATGAACACCTTCAGTCGTTTTACAATGGACTTCAGTCTGGAGGAAAATTGGTGATAGCCGTTCCTAATCACGAATCAAGCGATAGCAAACATTACGGTGAAAATTGGGCGGCACTTGATGTCCCACTTCATTTATGGCATTTTAAGAAATCAAGTATTCAGGCTCTTGCTAAAAAGCATGGCTTTGTTTTTAAAGAGGCGTTAAATATGCCTTTTGATAGTTTTTATGTTTCGTTGCTGAGTGAAAAGATTGGATCTGCTAAAGGGAGCTCTCTGAAGGCGCTAACTACGGGTTTAAAGAGCAATTTGAAGGGAAAATCTGACAAAAATATGAGTAGCCTTATTTATATTCTGGAAAGACCATAA
- a CDS encoding IPExxxVDY family protein has translation MAKKIELDEDFYFREATIFGIVSELPDYRLCYMLNEALSLKLKRAPADREFSSKKGTFLYSEFEFDDPEKQVTWLLTTNRKARIKQSEHSATLQLDSLSSETSAVPLVSDLKMIDFFLWYDGESSSSLDAFINKNLKKLSYVRTFQKVNIESSKHIKNLLLEY, from the coding sequence ATGGCTAAAAAGATTGAGCTTGACGAAGACTTTTACTTTAGAGAAGCTACCATCTTTGGAATCGTAAGCGAGCTTCCCGATTACCGCCTCTGCTACATGCTTAATGAAGCTTTAAGCTTAAAGCTAAAACGCGCTCCGGCTGACCGTGAGTTTAGCTCCAAAAAAGGAACTTTTCTTTATAGCGAGTTTGAATTTGACGACCCTGAAAAACAAGTAACCTGGCTACTTACCACAAATAGAAAGGCAAGAATCAAACAATCAGAGCATTCTGCAACTCTGCAATTGGATTCTCTCAGTTCCGAAACCAGTGCCGTACCTTTGGTATCTGATTTAAAAATGATTGATTTCTTTTTATGGTATGATGGCGAGTCATCTTCGAGTCTTGATGCTTTTATTAATAAAAACTTAAAGAAGCTCAGCTATGTTCGTACCTTTCAAAAAGTTAACATTGAAAGCTCAAAACACATTAAAAACCTACTATTAGAGTATTAA